From Alteromonas sp. BL110:
TGGGGCGTAACACGCGTGGTTTTTCTAACGTTTTAGCATGATGGTAGTGATAGAAAAAGTGTTTATAGTGAAAATACACAGCTTGTAACAACTTGGAAGACTAAGTTCGCTATAGTGTTCTGTATTGACCTCATCACAACATTCAAGGAACGGCAATGGACTTACATAATACTCCTTTTGATAGCGTATCACCTTGCGAGTACGCCGATGCCCTGGCCAGAGAGCAGTTCATGCACTATGGGATAAGGCCATTGTGGGAAGGCATGCCCCGCATTGCAGGCCCAGCATTTACTGTAAAATGTGAACCGGGTGACCACCTTATGCTGCATGCTGCCATCTATCGCGCGAGCCCCGGTGATATCATTGTGGTCGAAGCTGACGATGAGTTCGCGGTCGCGGGCGGTAACGTTTGCGCGATAGCCCAGTCTCGTGGCATTAAAGGCTTCGTTGTCGATGGTGTCATACGTGACCTTGCCGAAACTCGTGAAAACAAATTTCCGGTATTCGCGAGAGGCGTTATACCCAAGCCGGGTGCCAAAAAGTGTATATCGCCGTTAAATGAGCCGGTAACCTGCGGTGGTGTTGTGGTTAACGCACGCGACATAATTGTGGCGGACGAGGAGGGCATTGCAGTTATCCCAAAAGATGAGGCGCTAGCAGCTTTTGACATCGCCCAAAAGCGCGCACAAAAAGACGGTTCTATGTCGTTAGAACAGTGGCAGGCTGAACACGCTGAAAAAGTAGAAAGCATACTCGCTAAATTAGGCTTTGCAGAGTAAAGGCTTGCAGAAAGTTAGCTATGCTTTGACTGGTTTTTGATAATCTCTTCACTAAGCCCTTCATTAAGCCCCTCACTAAGCAAAAATAGGTGCAAAATATTAACCAATATTAAATGAGCTTTGCGGTAAAAAAGCACCGCAAAGTTCAACACACTTTCAGTTATCGTGTAGAATTGTGACCTAAGCATTTTGGGCATACGTAAACGTGCTCTGTCACCGAATAATTAACGAGTTCTACATGTTTTCATTTTTTGAAAAGCTGACCAAGCCTTTCCCCGACACACCGCCTACCCAACCGCCAACAGGTATCGTTGCCTTTTGTAAGTACTACACCAAAGGCATGTGGGGCGTAATCCTTACTGTTTCGGTGCTAAGTGCTATTGTTGCCATGTTAGAAGTGGCGCTTTTTGGATTTCTAGGCCAGTTGGTAGACTGGTTTTCTGAACAAAGCCGCGAAACCTTTTTAGAAGACCAAAAAGTCACGCTTATTGGCATGGGTTTAACGGTTCTTGTTTTCATTCCTTTGTTTATTTTGTTGCGCTCACTGTTTTCTCGTCAGTCCTTGATGGGTAATTACCCCATGCGAATTAGATGGCAGGCACACCGCTACTTGCTTGGGCAAAGTTTAACCTTTTTCCACGACGAATTTGCCGGCCGTGTGGCTACTAAGGTGATGCAAACTGCACTATCGGTAAGAGAAACCGTGACCAAGGTTCTCGATTTGCTGGTGTATATCAGCGTTTATTTTATCTCTATGGTTGTGCTTATATTCAGCACTGACTGGCGCTTAGCTATGCCGCTTATCGTGTGGTTCTTTGTGTACATTGGTATCTTAAAAGTGCTGGTACCTAAACTAAAAGAAGTATCGCAAAAGCAAGCCGACGCGCGCTCATTAATGACTGGCCGTATTGTGGATAGTTACACCAATATCACCACAGTAAAACTGTTTTCGCATAGCCGCCGAGAAGCTGATTATGCAAAAGAAAGCATGGATGGTTTTCTTAAAACGGTTTACCCACAAATGCGTTTGGTTACCGTATTGGAATTTTGTGTGGAAATGGCTAATGCCATTCTTATCTTTACCATTGGCGCATTGTCTGTGTATTTGTGGATGGAAAACATTGCGAGCCCCGGTGATATTGCCATTGCTATTAGTTTGTGTTTGCGTTTAAACGGTATGTCGCACTGGGTAATGTGGGAAGTTTCAGGTTTGTTTGAGAACTTAGGTACAGTGCAAGATGGCATGAATACCTTAGCGCAGCCAATTGCAGTAAAAGATAAACCTAAGGCTAACGCACTCAAAGTAAATGGCGGCGGAATTAACTTCGACAACGTGAACTTTTCTTATGCGGGTGCTGATGACAAACCTATTGATGTGTTTAAGAACTTAGATTTAGACATTAAGCCAGGTGAGAAAGTAGGGTTAGTGGGGCGCTCTGGTGCAGGTAAATCGACCTTAGTAAACTTATTAATGCGTTTTTACGACACCCAAAGTGGCCGTATTGTTATTGATGGGCAGGATATTACCCAAGTGGGCCAGGAAACCCTACGAGCAAAAATCAGTATGGTTACGCAGGATACCTCGTTGATGCACCGTTCTGTACGCGACAATATTTTATACGGGCGTACGGATGCGACCGAAGAGGATATGGTAAGGGCGGCTAGGCAAGCCGAAGCGCACGAATTTATTCTTACACTCACCGATAGTCACGGTAGGACAGGTTACGACGCCCATGTAGGTGAGCGCGGTGTGAAGCTTTCAGGAGGGCAGCGTCAGCGTATTGCTATTGCGCGTGTACTACTAAAAGACGCACCTGTACTGGTGCTAGACGAAGCAACATCAGCACTGGATTCAGAAGTTGAAGCGGCCATTCAGGCTTGTTTGGACAAGGTCATGGAAGGTAAGACCGTGCTGGCTATTGCGCATCGCTTATCGACCATTGCACAAATGGACAGGTTACTTGTTTTGGATAAAGGTAACATTGTTGAGCAGGGCACACACGCTGAGCTTATCGCTCAAAATGGCATTTATGCGAAGCTCTGGGCACACCAAACCGGCGGATTTATTGGTGTTGAATAGGAAATTTGATAAATAGTGTTCAATCGCAGAAGGGATGGATAAACCGCTTGTATCTTGAAAGTGGTTAAGTATAATACGCGTCCCTCCCTTGCGATACCGCACTTTCCTTAGAAAAGACGCACAACTCACAAGGGCAGTGTAAGTAAATTTTGTCTTTTAGACACCACAGGGGTGTAGTTCGAATTGGTAGAACAGCGGTCTCCAAAACCGATGGTTGGGGGTTCGAGTCCCTCCACCCCTGCCAAATTTACTTAAACTAAGAATCTTTAAATTGCGCATTGAATGAGTGCGTAAAACAACGACGCTGTAGTGCTAGGATCGTAACATGAGCGAAAAGACGGAAAATCAGTCCAGTGCATTGGACATGTTTAAATGGGTAGTGGTTTTTGCATTACTTGCCGGTTTAGTAACCGCTAATACAATGTACGGTGAGATCTCGGTACTATACCGTGCTATCGCTATTGTTGTAGTAGTTGGTATAGCTGGTTTTATCGCGGCAACTACCGAAAAAGGTAGCACCTTCTTGAGCTTTGCTAAAGAGTCTCGCACAGAAGTTCGCAAGGTTGTGTGGCCTACTCGTCAAGAGGCGAACCAGACTACCCTTATTGTGCTTGCAGCGACGTTAATTATGGCACTAATTTTATGGGGACTAGACGGCATTATCGTTCGTGTAGTTGGCTTTATTACTGGAATAGGAGCATAAACGTATGTCTGAAGAAGAAGCAGTAAAGAAAAGATGGTACGTAGTTCAGGCCTATTCGCAATATGAGGCTCGCGTTAAGAAGACCCTGCTTGAATACATCAAAATGCACAACATGGAAGACTACTTCGGTCAGGTACTAGTACCAACAGAAGAAGTAGTAGAAATGCGTGCGGGTCAAAAGCGTAAGTCTGAGCGCAAGTTCTACCCTGGTTATGTATTGGTAGAAATGGCAATGACGGAAGAGTCTTGGCACTTAGTGAAAAGCGTACCTCGTGTACTTGGTTTCATCGGTGGTACATCTGACCGCCCTATGCCTATCACGCAAAAAGAAGCTGATGCTATCTTAAATCGTCTTGAAGAAAACGTTGATAAGCCAAGACCAAAAACTTTGTTCGAGCCAGGCGAAGTTATTCGTGTTACCGACGGCCCGTTTGCAGACTTCAACGGTGTGGTAGAAGAAGTCGACTACGAAAAGAGCCGCGTAAAAGTATCGGTACTTATCTTCGGTCGTTCTACACCGGTAGACCTAGAATTTGGTCAGGTAGAAAAAGGCTAAGCCTTTTCTGCTAAACACACTTTAAAAAAGCCCCTTTGAAAGGGGCTTTTTTGTAGGTGATAACTGGTTAAACGACGTAGTCGTAAAAATACTGACCTTTCGATGGTTTTTTATTCTAAATAGCCCTTGCATAGTAATTAATCACCTTATATAATGCGCGCCCTTTTAAACGGAAACGGGAAGCCGATTGAGCAAATAATCTCTGTATTTGCGAGGCGTTAGACCCAAACAAGAGAGCATGTAAAATGGCTAAAAAAGTAAGCGGTATTATCAAGCTTCAGGTTGCAGCTGGCGCTGCTAACCCAAGTCCACCGGTTGGTCCTGCACTAGGTCAGCACGGTGTAAACATCATGGAATTCTGTAAGGCTTTCAACGCGAAAACTGAAAGTCTTGAGAAAGGCGCTCCAGTACCAGTAGAAATTACTGTATACGAAGATCGCTCTTTCACATTCGAAACTAAGACTCCTCCTGCGTCTTACCTGCTTAAGAAAGCAGCGGGCATCAAGAGTGGTTCTGGCCGTCCTAACACTGAAAAAGTGGGTAAAGTTACTCGCGCTCAGTTGGAAGAGATTGCTAAAACTAAAGAGCCAGACCTTACTGCAGCTGATCTAGATGCAGCGGTACGCACTATCGCGGGTTCTGCTCGCTCAATGGGCTTGAACGTAGAGGACTAATCGAATGGCTAAATTAACTAAACGCGCTCGCCTAGTACGCGACAAAGTTGACTCTACTAAAGAGTACGAAATCAACGAAGCAGTAGCGCTTCTTAAAGAACTAGCAACTGCTAAGTTCGCAGAAAGCGTTGACGTATCTGTAAACCTTGGTATCGATGCGAAGAAATCTGACCAGAACGTTCGTGGTGCAACTGTACTACCTAATGGTACTGGTAAAGACGTTCGCGTTGCAGTATTCACTCAAGGTGCAAATGCTGAAGCAGCGAAAGAAGCTGGTGCAGATATCGTTGGTATGGACGACTTAGCTGAGCAAGTTAAGAAAGGCGAAATGAACTTTGACGTAGTAGTTGCTAGCCCAGACGCGATGCGTGTTGTTGGTCAACTAGGTCAAATCTTAGGTCCACGTGGCCTTATGCCTAACCCTAAAACTGGCACTGTAACGCCTGACGTTGCAACTGCAGTTAAGAACGCTAAAGCTGGTCAGGTACGCTACCGTAACGATAAGAACGGTATCATCCACGCTAGCATCGGTAAGATTGCGTTCGAAGCGAACCAAATTCAAGAAAACCTTGAAGCGCTACTTGAAGCACTGAAGAAAGCTAAGCCTTCTTCTGCTAAAGGTACATACATCAAGAAGATCAGCCTAAGCACTACAATGGGTGCTGGTGTTGCTCTTGATAAGGCTTCTGTAGGTCTTTAATTTCGTTGGGCATAGGCTCATCGAAATCTCTTAAAGGTTATGGGTTGGAGCTGTGACAATTAGCAGTGCTAATAAGCAGCTCCCGTCCAAGACCGCAGGTGCGGTGTGGTGAAAGAGGTAAGAGAACTTTCACAGTCAACACACTGCTTAATACAACAACCTGCGCAGACGGTGGTTTGACTCAGACTCTCTGGGGTAACAAACACCGTAGAGCGGTATCAACCATGAGGGTTGGTATCAATCTGTGAACCCTGATGGCGTGAGTAGGTAACTACACACAAAATCAGATACAAAGAGGTGAACTCAGTGGCACTAGGTTTAGCAGCAAAAAAAGAGATCGTAGCAGAAGTTTCTGAAGTTGCGTCTCGCGCTCTATCCGTAGCCGTTGCTGAATACCGTGGGATGGAAGTTGCAGAACTGACTGAACTACGTGTTAAAGCTCGTGAGCAAGGCGTATACCTAAAGGTTGTACGTAACACTCTTGCAAAGCGTGCTCTAGCAGACAGTCAATTTGCAGACTTAGACAGCGCCCTAACTGGCCCGCTTATCTATGGTTTCTCTATCGACGCACCAGGCGGTGCGGCACGTCTTTTCAAAGACTTCGGTAAGACTAACGATAAGCTTAAAGTTACAGCACTATCTATTGGTAGCGGTCTTCTTGGTCCAGAGAAATTGGACGCAGTTGCAGCACTACCTACCCGCGACGAAGCGCTTGCGAAACTACTTGCAACCTTCAAAGCACCAGTTGGGAAATTCGTTCAAACAATCAACGAAGTTCCTGGCAAGTTTGTGCGCGTATTGGCGGCGGTCAAAGACACCAAGTAATTGGCGTTTTTGGCATATTGATTTTTTTAACATTTTATACCCAGGAGTTTAGAGAACATGGCTCTAACTAAAGAAGATATCTTAAACGCAATCGCTGAAATGCCGGTAATGGAACTGGTAGAACTAATTGAAGCGGCTGAAGAGAAATTCAACGTATCTGCTGCAGCTGCTGTTGCTGTTGCTGGTCCAGCTGCTGGCGGCGACGCTGCTGCTGCAGAAGAAAAGACTGAATTCGACGTTGTAATGACTTCATTCGGTGGCAACAAAGTTGCAGTTATCAAAGCAGTTCGCGGCGCGACTGGCCTAGGTCTTAAAGAAGCTAAAGAAGTAGTTGAGTCTGCTCCTAAAGCTATCAAAGAAGGCGTAAGCAAAGATGAAGCTGAAGCACTTAAGAAAGAGCTTGAAGAAGCTGGTGCAGAAGTAGAAATCAAGTAATCTGACCTAGTCAGATTATTGCCTGAGACGGCAAGGCTGGTGGTTTTTTGAACCACCAGCCTTTTTGCGCTGTATAGTGTGTAGAAACTAACCCTTGGTTACACTACTTAAAGCGCCATTCGGAAATACCCATAAAAAGCATAAAAATCCAACAAGTTAACTAATAATTGGTTAAATTTTGTTGTATGCTGGTGTATCTGCCCGAAAAAGGGTTGTGGAAGTTTGTTGCTTAGTGCGCCATTTGAAACGCAGCTTTTAGCCCATAGCACGCGTTTTAAAGCATTTTGCAGCAGGTTGGGTCATAAATCAGCAGGCTGAGGAACCCATGGTTTACTCTTATAGCGAAAAGAAACGTATCCGTAAGGATTTTGGCAAACGCCCACAGGTACTGGAAATTCCATACCTTCTTTCAATTCAGCTTGATTCTTTCAAAAAGTTTATTGAGACCGATCCGGAAGCTCAATACGGTTTGGAAGCAGCATTTCGTTCCGTTTTTCCAATTAAAAGCTACTCAGGTAGTTCAGAGCTTCAATATGTAAGCTACCGCCTGGGAGAGCCAGTTTTCGACGTTAAAGAATGTCAAATTCGTGGCGTAACTTTCTCTGCTCCGTTAAGAGTAAAACTACGGTTAGTGTTGTTCGATAAAGACGCTGCCCCAGGTACCGTAAAAGATATTAAAGAACAAGAAGTGTACATGGGCGAGATCCCATTGATGACTGAGAACGGTACGTTCGTTATCAATGGTACTGAGCGTGTTATCGTGTCACAGCTACACCGTTCACCTGGTGTATTCTTTGATCACGACAAAGGTAAAACCCACTCGTCAGGTAAAGTGCTTTATAACGCACGTGTAA
This genomic window contains:
- the secE gene encoding preprotein translocase subunit SecE, giving the protein MSEKTENQSSALDMFKWVVVFALLAGLVTANTMYGEISVLYRAIAIVVVVGIAGFIAATTEKGSTFLSFAKESRTEVRKVVWPTRQEANQTTLIVLAATLIMALILWGLDGIIVRVVGFITGIGA
- the rplA gene encoding 50S ribosomal protein L1, which encodes MAKLTKRARLVRDKVDSTKEYEINEAVALLKELATAKFAESVDVSVNLGIDAKKSDQNVRGATVLPNGTGKDVRVAVFTQGANAEAAKEAGADIVGMDDLAEQVKKGEMNFDVVVASPDAMRVVGQLGQILGPRGLMPNPKTGTVTPDVATAVKNAKAGQVRYRNDKNGIIHASIGKIAFEANQIQENLEALLEALKKAKPSSAKGTYIKKISLSTTMGAGVALDKASVGL
- a CDS encoding ABC transporter ATP-binding protein produces the protein MFSFFEKLTKPFPDTPPTQPPTGIVAFCKYYTKGMWGVILTVSVLSAIVAMLEVALFGFLGQLVDWFSEQSRETFLEDQKVTLIGMGLTVLVFIPLFILLRSLFSRQSLMGNYPMRIRWQAHRYLLGQSLTFFHDEFAGRVATKVMQTALSVRETVTKVLDLLVYISVYFISMVVLIFSTDWRLAMPLIVWFFVYIGILKVLVPKLKEVSQKQADARSLMTGRIVDSYTNITTVKLFSHSRREADYAKESMDGFLKTVYPQMRLVTVLEFCVEMANAILIFTIGALSVYLWMENIASPGDIAIAISLCLRLNGMSHWVMWEVSGLFENLGTVQDGMNTLAQPIAVKDKPKANALKVNGGGINFDNVNFSYAGADDKPIDVFKNLDLDIKPGEKVGLVGRSGAGKSTLVNLLMRFYDTQSGRIVIDGQDITQVGQETLRAKISMVTQDTSLMHRSVRDNILYGRTDATEEDMVRAARQAEAHEFILTLTDSHGRTGYDAHVGERGVKLSGGQRQRIAIARVLLKDAPVLVLDEATSALDSEVEAAIQACLDKVMEGKTVLAIAHRLSTIAQMDRLLVLDKGNIVEQGTHAELIAQNGIYAKLWAHQTGGFIGVE
- the nusG gene encoding transcription termination/antitermination protein NusG, which gives rise to MSEEEAVKKRWYVVQAYSQYEARVKKTLLEYIKMHNMEDYFGQVLVPTEEVVEMRAGQKRKSERKFYPGYVLVEMAMTEESWHLVKSVPRVLGFIGGTSDRPMPITQKEADAILNRLEENVDKPRPKTLFEPGEVIRVTDGPFADFNGVVEEVDYEKSRVKVSVLIFGRSTPVDLEFGQVEKG
- the rplJ gene encoding 50S ribosomal protein L10; amino-acid sequence: MALGLAAKKEIVAEVSEVASRALSVAVAEYRGMEVAELTELRVKAREQGVYLKVVRNTLAKRALADSQFADLDSALTGPLIYGFSIDAPGGAARLFKDFGKTNDKLKVTALSIGSGLLGPEKLDAVAALPTRDEALAKLLATFKAPVGKFVQTINEVPGKFVRVLAAVKDTK
- a CDS encoding RraA family protein, with translation MDLHNTPFDSVSPCEYADALAREQFMHYGIRPLWEGMPRIAGPAFTVKCEPGDHLMLHAAIYRASPGDIIVVEADDEFAVAGGNVCAIAQSRGIKGFVVDGVIRDLAETRENKFPVFARGVIPKPGAKKCISPLNEPVTCGGVVVNARDIIVADEEGIAVIPKDEALAAFDIAQKRAQKDGSMSLEQWQAEHAEKVESILAKLGFAE
- the rplK gene encoding 50S ribosomal protein L11, whose amino-acid sequence is MAKKVSGIIKLQVAAGAANPSPPVGPALGQHGVNIMEFCKAFNAKTESLEKGAPVPVEITVYEDRSFTFETKTPPASYLLKKAAGIKSGSGRPNTEKVGKVTRAQLEEIAKTKEPDLTAADLDAAVRTIAGSARSMGLNVED
- the rplL gene encoding 50S ribosomal protein L7/L12; its protein translation is MALTKEDILNAIAEMPVMELVELIEAAEEKFNVSAAAAVAVAGPAAGGDAAAAEEKTEFDVVMTSFGGNKVAVIKAVRGATGLGLKEAKEVVESAPKAIKEGVSKDEAEALKKELEEAGAEVEIK